In Synergistaceae bacterium, one DNA window encodes the following:
- a CDS encoding ABC transporter ATP-binding protein, with amino-acid sequence MDIISASQVVFKSMIRYPDIKIAKGKTTFIHGPSGCGKSTLLKLMNGTISPDSGYILYNGNNIDNIDTIELRRDILLVGQSVFLFTGTIEENFKKYYEYRDHDAPSKDAMEKFLKICCADFPLETRCETMSGGERQRVYIAIFLSFMPKVLMLDEPTSALDNISSDAMMKNIKDFSTDNEMTTIIVSHYFPLAEKYGDNIIALERSKP; translated from the coding sequence GTGGATATCATTTCTGCCAGTCAAGTTGTTTTTAAGTCTATGATCAGGTATCCGGATATAAAAATAGCAAAGGGGAAAACCACATTCATACATGGCCCGAGCGGCTGCGGCAAGAGCACACTGCTCAAGCTGATGAACGGCACTATTTCGCCAGACAGCGGATATATCCTCTACAACGGGAATAATATTGACAACATCGACACGATCGAACTGAGAAGAGATATCCTCCTTGTCGGCCAGTCAGTCTTCCTATTCACAGGCACTATCGAAGAAAACTTCAAAAAATATTACGAGTACAGAGACCATGACGCACCCTCAAAAGATGCGATGGAGAAATTCCTTAAGATATGCTGTGCAGATTTCCCCCTTGAGACCAGATGCGAGACTATGTCGGGCGGAGAACGCCAAAGGGTCTACATAGCGATATTCCTTTCGTTCATGCCCAAAGTCCTCATGCTTGACGAACCGACATCAGCCCTGGACAACATCTCTTCGGATGCAATGATGAAAAACATTAAAGATTTTTCCACTGATAATGAGATGACAACGATCATAGTAAGCCATTATTTCCCGCTTGCCGAAAAATACGGCGACAATATCATCGCACTCGAAAGGAGCAAGCCATAA
- a CDS encoding DUF188 domain-containing protein produces the protein MDADACPKSVLQHTIETGAKYGIPVITVASFNHNIISAQHITVESGSQEADLKIINITGCGDIIVTQDWGLAAVVLSKKASAVSPAGIEYEAERMTFMLEEREMKAKFRRNGGRTKGPKKRAAEDDIRFLRTLEKILLREIQRKDP, from the coding sequence GTGGATGCTGACGCATGTCCCAAGTCAGTCCTGCAGCATACGATAGAGACCGGGGCAAAATACGGCATACCGGTAATAACTGTTGCCAGCTTCAACCACAACATAATATCTGCCCAACACATAACCGTTGAAAGCGGATCCCAGGAAGCAGATCTCAAGATAATCAACATCACCGGATGCGGGGACATTATAGTTACACAGGACTGGGGACTTGCTGCCGTAGTGCTGTCAAAAAAAGCTTCAGCAGTGAGCCCTGCAGGTATAGAATACGAAGCGGAGAGAATGACCTTCATGCTCGAAGAGAGGGAAATGAAGGCCAAATTCCGCAGAAACGGCGGAAGGACAAAGGGTCCCAAGAAAAGGGCTGCAGAGGACGATATTCGTTTTCTCAGGACTCTGGAAAAAATACTTTTAAGAGAAATACAGAGGAAAGATCCTTAA